A window from Gossypium raimondii isolate GPD5lz chromosome 7, ASM2569854v1, whole genome shotgun sequence encodes these proteins:
- the LOC128042401 gene encoding glutamate receptor 2.2-like isoform X1 yields the protein MEMNVYGIWSYDMVWAVATAAERVMTRHPHILHQETRLNMNFTTIRSSESGLVFMDEILQSRFKGISGGFQLTNGRLIPKEIEIVNVFKGDRIIGYWNPENGIASIMKEENHTETNSTSSSKLEGVIWPGGTMNIPKGWSLRGKRLRIGVPVTNQFRELISVVHDPQTNDIIVTGFCVDVFKEAVQSLDYEVHYDFIPFEDANGRMAGSYDDLILQVYHKNYDAVVGDITIISRRFAYVDFTLPFTDLGIGVVVPKINNDIWVFLKPLCGDLWITVAAFFIFTGVVIWFIERPINEEFQGSPSEQIGMIFWYSFSTLVFSHSKYSMFNLNNLSVSFIQNHILN from the exons atGGAGATGAATGTGTATGGCATATGGAGCTATGATATGGTTTGGGCTGTGGCAACAGCAGCGGAAAGGGTGATGACTCGACATCCTCATATCCTACACCAAGAAACCAGATTGAATATGAACTTCACCACTATTCGGTCCTCAGAAAGTGGTTTGGTATTTATGGATGAGATATTACAAAGTAGATTTAAGGGAATAAGTGGTGGCTTTCAACTTACTAATGGCAGGCTGATCCCAAAGGAAATCGAAATTGTAAATGTATTCAAGGGAGATAGGATAATTGGTTATTGGAATCCAGAAAATGGGATTGCCTCAATAATGAAGGAAGAAAACCACACTGAAACGAACTCAACATCATCTAGTAAACTTGAAGGTGTTATTTGGCCCGGAGGAACTATGAACATTCCCAAAGGGTGGTCTCTACGTGGGAAGAGGTTGAGGATTGGGGTTCCAGTGACTAATCAATTCAGAGAATTAATTAGTGTTGTTCATGATCCCCAAACGAATGATATAATTGTAACTGGATTCTGTGTTGATGTGTTTAAGGAAGCCGTTCAGAGTTTAGATTATGAAGTACATTACGATTTTATCCCGTTTGAAGATGCCAACGGACGAATGGCAGGATCTTATGATGATCTTATCCTTCAGGTTTATCATAAG AATTATGATGCTGTTGTGGGGGATATAACAATCATCTCTCGCAGATTTGCATATGTCGATTTCACGCTGCCATTCACTGACTTAGGCATCGGAGTTGTAGTGCCAAAAATCAACAACGACATCTGGGTTTTCCTGAAGCCTCTTTGTGGAGATCTGTGGATAACTGTCGctgctttctttattttcactgGCGTTGTGATTTGGTTTATTGAACGTCCCATCAACGAGGAGTTCCAAGGCTCACCGTCTGAGCAAATAGGAATGATCTTTTGGTACTCTTTCTCAACTCTTGTATTTTCCCACAGTAAGTACTCTATGTTCAACTTAAATAACCTTTCTGTTTCATTCATACAGAACCATATATTGAACTGA
- the LOC128042400 gene encoding glutamate receptor 1.4-like, with amino-acid sequence MKYITILSRLKMPTDEWQDLMMILSFRFIIRFAYVDFTLPFTDLGIGVVVPKINNDIWVFLKPLCGDLWITVAAFFIFTGVVIWFIERPINEEFQGSPSEQIGMIFWYSFSTLVFSHKKPLSNLSKFVVIIWVFVVLIITSSYTATLASMLTVKQIQLSSRDNDAWVSSDISNFTFETRRRRANHSPEEYADALRRGSKNGGASSIIDEIPNLKVFLAKYPSDYTMIKSKAITGGFGFVFPKRSPLVQDISSAIMRLREEKRLEMMENKWFNSESSFTTLDPESNPNRLNIHSFGGLFLVTGISSISALGVCLFQKRQSIKIHLNSSLDSLKGYFNVKIIGRQKERS; translated from the exons ATGAAGTACATTACGATTTTATCCCGTTTGAAGATGCCAACGGACGAATGGCAGGATCTTATGATGATCTTATCCTTCAGGTTTATCATAAG ATTTGCATATGTCGATTTCACGCTGCCATTCACTGACTTAGGCATCGGAGTTGTAGTGCCAAAAATCAACAACGACATCTGGGTTTTCCTGAAGCCTCTTTGTGGAGATCTGTGGATAACTGTCGctgctttctttattttcactgGCGTTGTGATTTGGTTTATTGAACGTCCCATCAACGAGGAGTTCCAAGGCTCACCGTCTGAGCAAATAGGAATGATCTTTTGGTACTCTTTCTCAACTCTTGTATTTTCCCACA AGAAGCCGTTGAGCAACTTGTCGAAGTTTGTAGTGATAATATGGGTGTTTGTTGTGCTTATAATAACCTCAAGCTACACCGCAACTTTGGCTTCCATGTTAACAGTTAAACAGATACAATTGAGCTCAAGAGACAACGATGCATGGGTTTCAAGTGATATTAGCAACTTTACATTTGAAACTCGCAGACGAAGGGCAAACCATTCTCCGGAAGAATATGCCGATGCTTTAAGAAGGGGAAGTAAGAATGGTGGTGCGTCATCTATTATTGATGAAATACCAAACCTTAAAGTATTCCTTGCCAAGTACCCTTCTGATTACACCATGATCAAATCGAAGGCTATAACAGGCGGTTTTGGCTTT GTTTTCCCTAAACGTTCCCCACTTGTCCAAGACATTTCAAGTGCAATTATGAGGTTAAGAGAGGAAAAAAGGCTGgaaatgatggaaaataaatggTTTAACAGTGAATCAAGCTTTACAACTCTGGACCCAGAAAGCAATCCCAACAGGCTAAACATTCATAGCTTTGGGGGTTTGTTTCTTGTCACAGGAATCTCTTCAATTTCAGCTCTGGGGGTATGCCTATTTCAGAAACGACAATCCATCAAAATCCACCTCAACAGTAGCTTAGACTCTTTAAAAGGGTACTTCAATGTGAAAATAATAGGAAGACAAAAAGAACGAAGTTGA
- the LOC128042401 gene encoding glutamate receptor 2.2-like isoform X2 — MEMNVYGIWSYDMVWAVATAAERVMTRHPHILHQETRLNMNFTTIRSSESGLVFMDEILQSRFKGISGGFQLTNGRLIPKEIEIVNVFKGDRIIGYWNPENGIASIMKEENHTETNSTSSSKLEGVIWPGGTMNIPKGWSLRGKRLRIGVPVTNQFRELISVVHDPQTNDIIVTGFCVDVFKEAVQSLDYEVHYDFIPFEDANGRMAGSYDDLILQVYHKICICRFHAAIH; from the exons atGGAGATGAATGTGTATGGCATATGGAGCTATGATATGGTTTGGGCTGTGGCAACAGCAGCGGAAAGGGTGATGACTCGACATCCTCATATCCTACACCAAGAAACCAGATTGAATATGAACTTCACCACTATTCGGTCCTCAGAAAGTGGTTTGGTATTTATGGATGAGATATTACAAAGTAGATTTAAGGGAATAAGTGGTGGCTTTCAACTTACTAATGGCAGGCTGATCCCAAAGGAAATCGAAATTGTAAATGTATTCAAGGGAGATAGGATAATTGGTTATTGGAATCCAGAAAATGGGATTGCCTCAATAATGAAGGAAGAAAACCACACTGAAACGAACTCAACATCATCTAGTAAACTTGAAGGTGTTATTTGGCCCGGAGGAACTATGAACATTCCCAAAGGGTGGTCTCTACGTGGGAAGAGGTTGAGGATTGGGGTTCCAGTGACTAATCAATTCAGAGAATTAATTAGTGTTGTTCATGATCCCCAAACGAATGATATAATTGTAACTGGATTCTGTGTTGATGTGTTTAAGGAAGCCGTTCAGAGTTTAGATTATGAAGTACATTACGATTTTATCCCGTTTGAAGATGCCAACGGACGAATGGCAGGATCTTATGATGATCTTATCCTTCAGGTTTATCATAAG ATTTGCATATGTCGATTTCACGCTGCCATTCACTGA
- the LOC105764784 gene encoding LOW QUALITY PROTEIN: ubiquitin-like-conjugating enzyme ATG10 (The sequence of the model RefSeq protein was modified relative to this genomic sequence to represent the inferred CDS: deleted 1 base in 1 codon) yields MSNSSHYGFLASSMSLPLEEGYLSLENICISRPNEKILIKLVKLTPEEETHCSRNEDVLDDATLVQSNHHELHYCDFHIVYSSTFRVPVLYFRAYCSDGRPLPLDEIEKELPACASKELQKKKWTFITQEEHPYLKRPWYKLHPCGTAEWMKLLFLSDTANPKFEVVLELYLLSWFSVVGQVFGLRISFKISN; encoded by the exons ATGTCAAATTCGTCTCATTATGGTTTTCTTGCTTCATCAATGAG CCTGCCATTA GAGGAGGGTTACTTGTCACTTGAAAATATATGCATTTCCAGGCCAAATGAG AAGATATTGATCAAATTAGTCAAATTGACACCGGAAGAAGAGACACATTGCTCAAGAAATGAAGATGTTCTTGATGACGCCACATTG GTTCAAAGCAATCATCATGAATTACATTACTGTGACTTTCATATAGTGTACAGTAGTACATTTAGGGTTCCAGTGCTATATTTTCGTGCTTACTGCAGCG ATGGAAGACCTTTGCCATTGGACGAAATAGAAAAGGAGCTCCCTGCATGCGCTTCAAAGGagttg caaaaaaaaaaatggacatTCATAACTCAAGAG GAACATCCATACTTGAAAAGACCATGGTACAAATTACATCCATGTGGGACTGCTGAGTGGATGAAGTTGCTTTTTCTCAGTGACACTGCTAACCCTAAATTTGAAGTGGTGCTGGAACTATATCTTCTATCATGGTTCTCAGTTGTTGGCCAAGTGTTTGGTCTTAGAATCTCTTTTAAAATCTCAAACTAG